CCACCGCCGTCGCGTTGGGGTTGACGTTGTGGCAATTGGAGTACAGGCCACGGGCGCAGAAGTAGCAGGAGCCGCAGTAGACGTTGAACGGAACCATCACCCGGTCGCCCACCGCCACGTTCTGCACGGAGGATCCCACCTCATGCACGGTGCCGACGAACTCGTGCCCGAAGGTCATCCCCACCCGCGTATCCGGCATCATGCCGTGATAAAGATGCAGGTCGGAGCCGCAAATGGCGCCCCTGCTGACGCGCACGATCGCGTCGTTGGGGTGCTCAATTTTTGGAATGTCTTTTTCTTCGACCCGTACTTTATACGGGCCGCGGTAAACCATTGCTTTCATCGATACCAAATCCCTGGAATTGGTCGTTTCGACATGGACGTTCTCCTCTCCGGGCCTCTCTCAGGCCCCGGCCGGGTGCAGGACGACCTTTGTCCAGCCGTCTTCGCGGCTGTCGAAGTTCTTATAGCCCTCGGGGGCCTGGTCAAGCGGCAGCTCGTGGCTGACGATGAAGGAGGGACTGGCCTTTCCGCCGGCGATGAGGTCACGCAGGGCCCGGTTGTACTTCTTGACCGGGCACTGGCCTGAGCCCATCGTCTGTCCTTTGAACCAGTAGTTCCCGTAATCGAAGGCCACCTGGCCCTGCTGCTCGAGTTTGTCCGGGCCCCCGGGGTCCTGGGGCAGGAACACGCCAACCACGCCGAGGCCGCCAACGAACCGCACGGAGTCCACCAGCCGGTTCAGGGTCATGTTGGGATGTTCGGTTCCGCCGGGATCGTGCGCCTGGTAGCCAACGCATTCACAGCCCCGGTCTGCGCCGAAGCCCATGGTCTGGTCCTTAACGAATTCGACAGGATCTACTTCGGCATCATTGACAGGGATGGCCCCGATCTGTTCGGCGAGCTTCAGGCGGTCGGGTTGGCGGTCCACGACCATGACTTTGCCGGCGCCTTTGATGATGGCTGAGTAGGCGGCCATGATTCCTACCGGACCGGCACCGTAGATGACAACGGAGTCGCCCGGGTAAACCCCGGCCATCTCCGTGGCGTGCCAGCCCGTTGGGAAGATATCCGCGAGCATGACGTAGTCGAGTTCTTTCTCCGCCGCGTCCTCGCCCAGGCGCAGGCAGTTGAAGTCCCCGTATGGCACGCGCAGGTATTCGGCCTGGCCGCCCTGGTAGGGCCCCATGTCCGCGAAGCCGTAAGCGGCGCCGGCGAGCTTTGGTTCGGGCTGCATCGTGAGGCAGTAGTTCGTGAAGCCACGTTCGCAGTTCTTGCAGAATCCGCAGGCGACGTTGAACGGCAGCACCACACGCTCCCCGACTTTTACCTTGCTCACCGCCGGTCCGACTTCGACCACCTCCCCAAGGTTTTCGTGCCCGAAGGAGCGGCCCGGTTCAAAGCTGGTGCGGCCCTCATACATGTGGAGGTCCGAGCCGCAAATGTTCGCTGAGGTGATGCGCACCAGCACGTCGGCGGGGTGCTCAATTTTGGCGTCGGGGATCTCCTCGACACTGACGTCGTTCGGTCCTTTGTAAACTACTGCCTTCATTGTTCGCTCTCTTCCTATGTCCACCCCGCGGCCACGCACATGTGCGCTCCAAGGCGCGCGTCATCGAGGTAAGCGCGTGTCAGTCACGGGGGAGTGGGATGTGTAGGGGACCTCTGGGTCTACCCAGATGGCCGGGAGGTCCAAGAATTTAAGGTGGAAGGCTGCTTTAGCGAACCAGCTGGCCGACCCCTTCGCGAAATTGGTAGTACCGGTCCTTAATACTAAGTACCCTTATTAAGGAAGTCGAGGGCTACCGGTCCGTAACATTTCAGCAGGGGCCGGCAGGGGGTCTGCTTGCACTGTCACCGTTACCGGCAATTACGCCAAGAGAACCGTAAACCCGGCCCGAAGAATATGGCTGCCGCCTAGGTATTAGAGCCCCTCCAGCACGGGACGCCCGCTCTCAAGCACCACTGCGCCCATCACCTGGGAGCGGCGGCGAATCAACTATCAGTCCGCCGACTGGGTAGCCCAGCCCGCGTTTTCAAGCGCCGCTGCGGCGGCCCGGTCAGGCGTAAGGGTGCTGTCCCAGCGCGCCGCGTCCAGGCGGGTGCCTGTGATATTTGCCGAGGACTCTGAGGCCAGCCAGAGCAGCGGGTCCACCATCACCTCGGGCCGGAGCAATTGGCTGCGCACTGCTTCGGACACACCATCGGGGATCATGCCCGTATCCGTGGCGCCGCCGGGCAGCAGACCGTTGACAGTGATGCCCGATCCGGCCAGGTCTTGTGCCCAAATTACGGTTTCGGATTCGAGCGCGGCCTTGGATGGGCCGTAGGGCGAAAAGCCCGGGCGGCGCATGGTCTGGTGGTTCATGGTGATGTTGATGATGCGGCCCCATTGCTGGTGCAACATGTGCGGCACGGCCGCCTTCGTCATCAGGAACGGACCGTTGACGTTGGTGTCGATAATAGTCCGCCAGGTGTCACTGTCGACTTCCCAGAACCGCGTAGGTTCGGTCAGAAAGGTCGGGCTCACGTATTTCATGCCGCGTCCGGCGTTGTTGACCAGGATGTGAAGGCCACCGAAGGTAGCGAGTGCTTCGTCGACAAGGCGCCGGCAATCGGCTTCCTGGGTTACGTCCGCTTGCACCGCCAGCACGCGGCGAACTCCGAGCATCACATTGATCTCATCGGCGACCCTGCCGATTTCATGCCCCTCACGTGCGGCCGAGATGACGACGCAGGCGCCGGCGCGGGCCAGGCCGAGTGTCATTGCGTGCCCGAGTCCGCGTCCGCCGCCAGTAACGATGGCGACCTTGCCCTCTAACAAAGCCGTGTTCATTCTGCCTCCCTGGATGTACTGTCTCGCGTGGGGTGCGGGCTACATCGTACATCCCGAGTGTGGTGCCCCTCGGCCCCGCGTGTCCCCAAGAAGCACTTGGCGAGCACGTGGTCTACACGGTGAACGTCGACTCCTGCGTCTGGCAGGAGCACCATTCCGGGGACGAGGAGGGATCCGCTTGCCACGGCGCGCGGATCCAGCACGCCGCAGAGGTACCGTGAGCGGGGTGCCCCGTCGCCATGGCAGCGTCGCCCCTGCAGTCTCTCCAGGAGCAGCAAGGGCTTACGAGGACGACGTCGCCGACGGGATCCGGAAGGGCTGTCCTAGAATGGCCCGAAGGCTTGATCCGCATTATTGACCGGGAGGTTCATCACCGTGAGTCATGAAAATGTAACGCCGGCAGCCACTACCGCGGCCCGTACCTTGTTCCGTGCCGCGCTTGGCGGTGTCCTCGTCGCACATGGGTCGCAGAAACTCTTCGGGTGGTTTGGCGGCGGCGGTATTGAGGAGACGAGCAAGGGCATGGATGCCATGGGCTTCCGCCCTGCGAAGACCAGTGCCATGTTGGCCGGTCTCGGCGAAGCGGGTGCCGGACTGGCGCTTGCTTTGGGTTTCGCCACGCCGGCGGCCGGAGCGGCTGCCGCCACGACCATGGGGGTCGCTGCCAGCGTTCACGCGCCGAACGGCTTCTTTGCCATGGACGGAGGCCTGGAATACCCGGCAGTGCTCGGGCTTGCGGCCACGTCCTTTGCGATCGGGGGACCGGGGCGGGTTTCCCTGGATGCCGTCACTGGTCATGTTCTGGACAGGCCGTGGATGCGGGCAGTCGCGGTTACTGCTATACCGGTGGCTATTGGTATCCAGATCTACCGTCGCCGCCAGGTCCTTGCTGCAGACACGACGCCTGCATCGACCGCCTCCGCCGCCGACGACGAATCGCCCCTACCGGCTTGATCGACGTCGGGTTGCCCGGACCGCGTCGCGATAACCACTAGGGCGTGGGTGTTGCTTGCAATATGGCTACTTCCGTTGGAGGAAAATGGAGCTGAACGAAAAGGAAGTGTGGACGGTGTCCACACTCTTCGTCTTGGACTGCTTCGTAGAGCCTTCGAACTTTCCCGGATTCCGCGTGTTTTCGGGAGCACCCAGTGTTTGCAAGGCCGAAAATATAGTTTGAGTCCCACCTCGGGCACGGTGTTTCCGCGGGTCGTGGCGTTTTCTCTTTCTAGTGTTGACAACAGTGGGATGAGGATGCGGGCCTCCATTTCATGTCAACAATGCCTCTTTCCGATTACACCACTGCCCTTGTCACCGGAGCGTCCACCGGGATGGGGGCTGCCATCGCTGAACGGCTTACCAAGCGCGGCCTCACCGTGCACGCGGTGGCCCGCAACGAAGAACGCCTCGCTGAACTGGCGGACCGGACCGGAGCAGTCCCGCACGTGGTGGACCTGACCGACACCCCCGCCCTGGCCGACGTCGTCCGCGGCCTGAAAGTGGACGTCCTGGTCAACTGCGCCGGCGTCTCCCGGCCCGGCAACATCCTGGACTCCACCGAACAGGACATCGACGAACTCGTGGACGTCAACCTCCGCGGCCTGCTGCAACTCACCCGCCTGGTCCTGCCGGGCATGGTCGAACGCGACCTCGGCCATGTGGTGAACATCAGCTCGATCGCCGGGGTCTACAACTTCTACGGCCACACCGTCTACCACGCCACCAAAGCCGCCGTGCACCAGATCTCCCGCCAACTCCGCAACGACACCGTGGGCAAACGCATCCGCGTCACCGAAATCTGCCCCGGCCGGGTCGAAACTGAGATCTTCGGCCGGAACATGGGCGGCAGCCCCGAAGCCATGGAAGAAGCCTGGCAAACCTACTACGAGGGCTACGAATCCCTCACCACCGATGACATCGTCAACGCCCTCGATTACGCCATTGAGACGCCGCGGCACGTAAATGTTGGCATGCTTGAACTCATGCCCACCTTCCAGGTCCCCGGCGGCCTGACCTTCGACCGCCGCGAACCCACCACCTGACACCCCCCATCCACCACCAACCGACAGGCTCCACCACATGCAGCACGTGCACACCGTCAGTTTTCCGGACTCCCAGCTCCTGGCCGATCTTTCGCCGCTTCCCGGCAGCCTCCGCGGCGTGGTCTGGGACATGAAGGACGCCCCGGGGGAGGACCTGGGCAGCATCGACGGCGTGATCCTCCCGTACATCAATGCCGGGGCAGTGCTTGGTTCCCTGGGCACGGTCCCGAACCTTACGTTCGTGCAGACGCAGTCAACGGGGTACGACGGCGTCTGCGAGGCTGCCGGTCCGGGCGCCGCAGTGGCAAACGCCTCGGGCGTCCATGCAGCTGCCACCGCGGAGCTGGCCGTTGGCCTCATCCTCGCCAAGCTGCGCGGCATCGACCAGGCCGTCAAGGACCAGCAGGTTGAAAGCTGGAAGCCGCAGCGCCGACAGTCCCTGGCCGACCGCAAAGTCCTGCTGCTGGGCATCGGTGGGATCGGCAAGGAACTGGGCCGCCGCCTGGAGCCCTTCGAGGTGACCCTCACCCGGGTGGGAAGCACGGCACGCACCGACGCCGACGGGCAGGTCCATGGACCGGATGAGCTGATGGCCCTCGCCGCAGACCACGACATCCTGGTCTCCGTCCTTCCCCTGAACGACAACACCCACAACCTGGTGGGCCAGGAAGTCCTGGCCGCCCTGCCCGACGGCGCCCTGGTGGTGAACGTGGGCCGCGGTGCCGTCATCAGCACCGAGGCGCTGACCCGCGAAGTGGTGTCCGGCCGCCTGCAGTGCGCCATCGACGTCGTTGATCCCGAGCCGCTTCCCGCCGGCCATCCTCTGTGGTCGGCGGAGAACGCCCTCATCACCCCGCACGTTGGTGGCAACGCTTCAGCCTTCGAACCCCGGATCCTCAAACTGCTGAAGCAGCAGCTTCAGGCGCTGGCCGACGGCCAAACCCCGGACAACCTCGTCCAGAAGGGACCTTTCGCATGAGCGCGTTGTTTGATCTCACCGGGCGCGTAGCCCTGGTCACCGGTTCCAGCAGGGGCATCGGTTCGGCCCTTGCCAAGGCGCTGGCCGACGCCGGTGCCACCGTGGTGCTGAACGGCGTCAACGAGGAGCGGCTGAAGGATGCCGCCGCAGCCATGGCGGCGGATTTTCCGCCGGGCCGGATCCACAGCGTTGCCTTCGACGTGACCGATGACGACGCCGCTGCCCGGAGCATCCTGTGGATCGAGGAGAACGTGGGTCCGCTGGAGATCCTGGTGAACAACGCCGGCATCCAGCACCGCGTGCCCATGCTTGATCTGGACGTGGCGGACTGGGAACGCGTCCTCTCCACGGACCTCACCAGCGCGTTCCTGGTGGGCCGGGAAGCCGCCCGGCACATGATCGGCCGCGGCCGGGGCAAGATCATCAACATCTGCTCGGTCCAGACGGACCTTGCGCGTCCCACCATCGCCCCGTACATCGCGGCTAAGGGCGGGCTGCGGAACCTCACCCGCGCCATGACCGCCGAATGGGCCGCCTCCGGTCTGCAGATCAACGCGATTGCCCCCGGCTACATCCACACCGAAATGACGCAGAACCTGGTGGACGACGAGGAGTTCAACTCCTGGATCCTTGGGCGCACCCCGGCCCACCGCTGGGGCACGGTGGAGGACCTGGCCGGCCCCGTGGTGTGGCTGGCCTCTGACGGCTCCAACTTCGTGAACGGCCAGACCATCTTCATTGATGGCGGAATGACGGTGGTGGTCTAGTGGCTGCAATGACTGAAGAACTCCCGGAAACCGGCCCGGCCCTGGTGGCGCACGCCGCCGGTGACCTGCGCATCGACGAGGTGCCGCTGCCCCAGCCGGCTCCCGACGAAGCGGTAGTGGAGGTCCTGTACGGCGGCATCTGCGGGTCGGACCTGCACTACTGGCTGCACGGCGCCGCGGGGGAGTCCATCCTCAAGGCCCCGCTGGTCCTGGGCCACGAAATCTCCGGTGTGGTGGTGCGCCCGGCAGTGAACGGCGCCGGTCCCCTGGCCGGGACCGCCGTCGCCGTCCACCCCGCAACCCCGGGCCCCGGCGCTGCGAAGTATCCCGCGGACCGGCCCAACCTCTCGCCGGGCTGCACCTACCTGGGCAGCGCTGCCCGCTACCCCCACACCGACGGCGCCTTCAGCCGGTACGTCACACTTCCGGTGCGGATGCTCCGGCCCCTTCCCGAGGGCACGAACCTCCGCACGGCGGCCCTGATCGAACCTGCTTCGGTCGCCTGGCACGCAGTCTCCCGCGCCGGTGATGTCCGCGGAAAGACCGCACTGGTCATCGGCTCCGGCCCCATTGGCGCCCTCGCCGTCGCCGTCCTGAAGCGTGCCGGCGCGGCCCGGATCACCGCCGTCGACCTCCACCTCAAGCCGCTGGAAATTGCCACGGCCGTGGGGGCTGACCAAGTGATCAACGCCGCGGACACTGCAGCCATCGCCGCAGTGGAGGCCGACGTCGTGATCGAATCCTCCGGCAACCACCACGGACTGGCCTCGGCCATCCAGGGCGCGGTGCGCGGCGGCACCGTAGTAATGGTGGGGCTGCTGCCCACCGGTATGCAGCCGGTGCCCATTTCGTTGGCCATCACGCGCGAACTGGACCTCAGGGGCTCGTTCCGCTTCAACGATGAAATCGACCAGGTGATCGCTGCCCTCGCCGACGGCTCCCTGCACATCGAGCCCGTCATCACCCACCAGTTCCCGCTGGCGGATGCCCTGCACGCCTTCGAGGTGGCCAAGGATTCCACCAGCTCCGGCAAGGTGCTGCTCAGCTTCGGCGATGGGGAGGCCCGGGGAGCACGCAGTTTCCGCCCCTTGTGGTGATGGGCGTCTCCGGCTGCGGCAAGTCCACCGTCGGCGCCCTCCTGGGCCGCCGCCTGGGCAAGCCGTTCCTCTACGGCGACGACTTCCACCCGGCCGCCAACAAGGAAAAGATGGGCGCCGGTATTCCGCTCACAGACGCGGACCGGGAGCCTTGGCTTGGCACGTTGGGGGAGCTGCTTGCATGGCCCCGTTCGTCACCCGTTCCGCAGAGGGAACCCTGCTGATGCTGTGGTCGAGCCACGGCGAAGCCGGATACGCCATGGGCATTGCCGAATCAACGAGCGGAACCGTCAGGGGTCCCTGGATTCAGCACCCTGAACCTTTGTGGGCCAGCGACGGCGGCCACGGAATGATCCTCCGCACGTCCGGCGGCCGCGACTACTTGGCCTTCCACTGGCCGCACCACCCCTGACGAACGGTGCGGCTGACCGAAGTGGACATCGGCGGGGGCCGCATCCGGTCCCTGTGATGCGGGGGCTGCGTGCCGGATGCAACAGGCTCGCTGATCTGCAACGATGTGGCACAGGACAGACAGGACAGGACCCAACCCAGGAGGACTCATGCCGTACACCGTGGATTTCAAGAACGTGTCCACCACCGGTCTGGAATCGTCGCCAGTAGCGGAGGCGCTGGCCGGGCTGCGTGCCAACGAGGCGCGCTACTACAAGAACAAATACGACCATGATTTCACCGTCACCGCGGCGGAGGATGATCCGGAGACGCTGGAGTACATCAACAACATCTTGTCCTCGGAGCGGAACCTGGTAATCGCGTCCACGCCCTTGGAGGTCGCTTCCTTCGAAGTGGACGGGCTCCGGATGGCGTATGTCTTCTATGAATCCGGACTTTCCATCAACGTCATGTACGGCCTCGAGGAGGGCGGCAAGCGGGCGGTCGGGTTCAAACTGTCCGACGGCATGGAGGTGCCGGAGGAACTGGCCGGCTTCAAGTTCGCCCGGCAGAAGTCCAAGCTCGCGGGCACCATTCGCGGCTCCTACTTCGTCATCAAGGGCCAGTACTGAACATTCCTAAATCTGGGCTCGTGCCACCGCCGCGCGGGACCAGCTTCGCATTGTTTCCCCGCTCGAAGACAAGTTACCGGGTATTGAATCAGCGCTATCAAAAAGCGGAGCGTTGCTACTTATGGTGCAAAGCGGGAGGCGTCCCGCCGCGTTCTCGATTGTTCTGCCGCATGAGGATGTATCGGAAGTGCTTTACTTCGCGGTTGACCCGGACGAGTGGGGCAAGGGACTTGCCCGACAGCTCCTTGACTATCTTCGGGCCCATTCGACCAAAACACAGACCCCTATGGAACTCTGGGTTATCGCCGATAACAGGAGGGCGATTGCCTCCTACGAAAATGCTGGCCGGACTCCCACTTGCGACGTTCAAGTCCGCAATTCAGCAGGTCGGCCGGAACGCCGCTACATCCTGTTGGCGTGAAGTGACCAGCTAATGGGCGTTCAAACCCGGTTCTGCCGAAGAGGATCCTTTAGCTAGCGGCCGGCAATTCAGGTGAAGATTGAGTTCATTTAGATGCCCGTCTTCAAAACATACTCGGACGAGGATCACGACGGATTCGTGAATCTGGTCAACGATGTTCACGCCGAGTTCGGTTACTCCTATGATCCCGTTCTAGATGCCGATCTGGCAGATCCGCCCGCGTTCTATCGTCATATTTGGGTAGCCAGAATGGGGGCATCCGTTGTCGGCTCCGTTGCGCTTACTTCCGCCAAAGACGGCGTGACAACGCTGAAGCGGATGTACCTTCGCCCCGAGTTTCGTGGCCAGGGATTGGGACGCAACCTGCTCCGCACGGCGATCGAAACCGCAGTCCGCGAGGGGTGGAAACAAATCGTTCTGGACACCGGTGCGCACCAGCAGAATGCCCAGCGCCTCTACGAGTCCAGAGGCTTCAGGTTAGACCGCCGAGATGGAGCGTCCATGTGCTACTCGAAAGAACTAGGCAAGTGACTGGGCCTGGATTGACGCAAGCAGAAGTTCGTTGCCTGCCGGCACAAATTGAACCGGAGTAGTGAACTGCACGATCAGGGATCCCGTAGCGGCCCTGGCAAACCCTCTTACTAAGCTCGATACATGCAGATTCGAGAGGCGACCTTGGGTGACCTGGGAAATGTGGGCGCGATCTGCGATGCCAGCGACCGTGCACGCTGGACTTCGGAAATGATTACCCCGCTAAGCGAGCGGATCGTGCTGGTCGCGACAATCCAAGATGAGGTTGTCGGCGTCGCCAAGACTTACTTCCATGGCGAACCGGATGGCAAAGTGCCCGGCCATTACTTAGGGGGTGTCGTCGTCCCTCCGAATTCCCGCCGGCGAGGGATCGGGTCTGCACTCACCCGCGCACGCATGGAGTGGATATGGACACGGTCCTCGACCGTTTACTACTTCGCGAACGAACACAACGTGGCGCCCATTCGAATGCACCAGGCACTGGGTTTCCAGTCCGTTGGTCAGTTCCCGGCGATTCGCGATGTGAGAGCCGATGATGGGCGATCGGAATTAGTGCTCTTTCAAGCATGCCCGTAGACGATCCTCTTCCGTGCGGCTACGTGAAACTGGAAGAACGCGTCTATCCCCGCTCCTCGCGTATGCCTACATGTGAGGCGAAAGGACTCGTACGTCCTAAAGCGTCAGCACCGCCTTGCCAGCTACCGGGCAGCTGTTGGGCTTAGTGGGTGGATCCCACGGGACTGGATCTAGAGTCTTCTCAAGAATTGCTGACTCCCCGCCCTTTTCATACACAACGACGTGGACGCTGCTGACCCCAGGCCACACCTCGACGGCGTTTTGGGTGACAGCGTCAAATCGGACCCCCGCAGATTTCTCAAAGCACTCAGTCTTACCTGGACAGTCAACCTCGAATTCCAAGTCGTCAGCGTGCCGTCCTACCGCCGAGAAATCAAGCGTGAGGATGTTCGGTTCAAGCGATGCCGAACACGACGGCGTGTAGCAGGCGGTAAGAGAAGACGTCGCCACGAGTAGAAGCGGCAGCAAAGGCAAGTGCAGTATACGGGGCACCTATTCACCATAACCCTGGAAACCAGTATTGCTATCGAATGGATTTAGTGTTTTGGTTGAGGAGCTTATCGCCGACGCGAGTGCCCGACAAGGGATCCCTTACCGGTCACCATCTGGGCCGCACCGGCTTGACTGAGATCACTCTTCGTCCTGGTGATCGCCTGAGTTCTTGTGCAAATGAAGGTCACCTACAGCCTCGAGAGGGTCCTGAACTACAGCCACGATGACTTGCACGAGGACCTACATGCGTCCACGATACGTCTTCAATCGCGGCCTGTTACTGGAGCGGGTTGCCCATATATCGATCAGCTTAGGGGCATTCTCTTGACCTGCGTTTCGGGTATGCAGGGCTCCACCCTATGCGGTTACTGCGGCATAGGGCGGTGCTGTCTACTGTCGTTGCGGACATCTCTCCAGTGTTCATTGCGTTCTGGTCCCGTCCTCAAGCTCGTCCTTACGGCCGCGGTCCAGGAACCAGGACGGGTCCTGATCCGGTGGCGGCCTTTGCCGGATCCTCCTGACCAGGGCGATGAACGGAAGCAGTAACAGCTGCAGGATGCCGCCGGCTACGAGCAGGGCGACGATCAAGATGATGACCGGCAGGTAGAGGAGGAAGGCTCCGCCCATCGTCGCAATGTACCCGGCGACGTAGGCGAGGATCGTCCATGATTGCTTCCTTGCTGAGTGATCAATGGCGGATTCTGCGCAGCCGCAGTCTGCGTCGTGGCAGGGGGCTCTGGTTGGTGACGGAACGGACCCGCCGCCACGGCCGGTGTGGCCGGTAGCTTATGGAGTGGGGCCGCGGGGCGGCAGCGACGACCGAGGAGCCTTTCCGCCTGCGGCGCAACGTCAGGAGAACAAACAGGGTCAGACCGATCCATACGAAGGCGGCCACGAAGATGAGCGCCACCGACTGTGCCGTGGTCATGACCGGAGTCGCCGGGAAGGTGCGTGGCGCAGCAGCGGAAGATTGGGGGATGAGTGATGATCAGCGTTGAACATGGTGCCCCGGCTCGTGGTGGCTACCGTAGGGCTGGCTGCATAACGCGGTGTACCAAGTGTCCGTCCACGATGAGCTGGCAGCAAGAACTTCTGACCTAGACGGCAGCCCTGTTATTGAACTGTGTCTGGCCTGCGCGCTCGGGGAGCCGCCAAGCCCAAAATGAGATCATCAAACCCACCGTCGCGGCCCCGCTGGCGTGAATCCAGGGCGAGGACCACGCCCCTTCAGGGGTTGGGATGGCGAAGGCAATCCAGACGGTGGCGACGCCCAGGAGCAACTCGACTCCGGCCTGCAGCGGCCGGGACCGGTACGCCGGGTAAGCGAGCCGGACCAGCGTGAAGACCGGCAGCACGAACAGACCCACACTGGGGAGCGGGTAGATGGCGTTGAACGTAAAGATCACCAGGCTCAGCACCAGGAGGCCAAGGAACTTCAGCAGCTGCAGGGGCTTGAGCGGGCTATCCCGGGTAGCGGAGCGAAGATGCAGACCCCAATCAGCAGGTAGGCTGCCGCATAGCCGGGCAGCAGCAGCTTCGGCGGGACCTGGGACAGGCCGAAAACCAGCAGCGCCATCGCAACGACCATGATGCACACGGCAGCCGATGTCCACGGGGCAGGGTTCACCCCGGCGATAGCCCGAGCCTTCACTTCTCTTCACTAAGGACCGCGGCTCCGC
This window of the Pseudarthrobacter defluvii genome carries:
- a CDS encoding glutathione-independent formaldehyde dehydrogenase encodes the protein MKAVVYKGPNDVSVEEIPDAKIEHPADVLVRITSANICGSDLHMYEGRTSFEPGRSFGHENLGEVVEVGPAVSKVKVGERVVLPFNVACGFCKNCERGFTNYCLTMQPEPKLAGAAYGFADMGPYQGGQAEYLRVPYGDFNCLRLGEDAAEKELDYVMLADIFPTGWHATEMAGVYPGDSVVIYGAGPVGIMAAYSAIIKGAGKVMVVDRQPDRLKLAEQIGAIPVNDAEVDPVEFVKDQTMGFGADRGCECVGYQAHDPGGTEHPNMTLNRLVDSVRFVGGLGVVGVFLPQDPGGPDKLEQQGQVAFDYGNYWFKGQTMGSGQCPVKKYNRALRDLIAGGKASPSFIVSHELPLDQAPEGYKNFDSREDGWTKVVLHPAGA
- a CDS encoding SDR family NAD(P)-dependent oxidoreductase, translating into MNTALLEGKVAIVTGGGRGLGHAMTLGLARAGACVVISAAREGHEIGRVADEINVMLGVRRVLAVQADVTQEADCRRLVDEALATFGGLHILVNNAGRGMKYVSPTFLTEPTRFWEVDSDTWRTIIDTNVNGPFLMTKAAVPHMLHQQWGRIINITMNHQTMRRPGFSPYGPSKAALESETVIWAQDLAGSGITVNGLLPGGATDTGMIPDGVSEAVRSQLLRPEVMVDPLLWLASESSANITGTRLDAARWDSTLTPDRAAAAALENAGWATQSAD
- a CDS encoding DoxX family protein — protein: MSHENVTPAATTAARTLFRAALGGVLVAHGSQKLFGWFGGGGIEETSKGMDAMGFRPAKTSAMLAGLGEAGAGLALALGFATPAAGAAAATTMGVAASVHAPNGFFAMDGGLEYPAVLGLAATSFAIGGPGRVSLDAVTGHVLDRPWMRAVAVTAIPVAIGIQIYRRRQVLAADTTPASTASAADDESPLPA
- a CDS encoding SDR family oxidoreductase, which produces MPLSDYTTALVTGASTGMGAAIAERLTKRGLTVHAVARNEERLAELADRTGAVPHVVDLTDTPALADVVRGLKVDVLVNCAGVSRPGNILDSTEQDIDELVDVNLRGLLQLTRLVLPGMVERDLGHVVNISSIAGVYNFYGHTVYHATKAAVHQISRQLRNDTVGKRIRVTEICPGRVETEIFGRNMGGSPEAMEEAWQTYYEGYESLTTDDIVNALDYAIETPRHVNVGMLELMPTFQVPGGLTFDRREPTT
- a CDS encoding 2-hydroxyacid dehydrogenase codes for the protein MQHVHTVSFPDSQLLADLSPLPGSLRGVVWDMKDAPGEDLGSIDGVILPYINAGAVLGSLGTVPNLTFVQTQSTGYDGVCEAAGPGAAVANASGVHAAATAELAVGLILAKLRGIDQAVKDQQVESWKPQRRQSLADRKVLLLGIGGIGKELGRRLEPFEVTLTRVGSTARTDADGQVHGPDELMALAADHDILVSVLPLNDNTHNLVGQEVLAALPDGALVVNVGRGAVISTEALTREVVSGRLQCAIDVVDPEPLPAGHPLWSAENALITPHVGGNASAFEPRILKLLKQQLQALADGQTPDNLVQKGPFA
- a CDS encoding SDR family oxidoreductase, with translation MSALFDLTGRVALVTGSSRGIGSALAKALADAGATVVLNGVNEERLKDAAAAMAADFPPGRIHSVAFDVTDDDAAARSILWIEENVGPLEILVNNAGIQHRVPMLDLDVADWERVLSTDLTSAFLVGREAARHMIGRGRGKIINICSVQTDLARPTIAPYIAAKGGLRNLTRAMTAEWAASGLQINAIAPGYIHTEMTQNLVDDEEFNSWILGRTPAHRWGTVEDLAGPVVWLASDGSNFVNGQTIFIDGGMTVVV
- a CDS encoding L-idonate 5-dehydrogenase, with product MTEELPETGPALVAHAAGDLRIDEVPLPQPAPDEAVVEVLYGGICGSDLHYWLHGAAGESILKAPLVLGHEISGVVVRPAVNGAGPLAGTAVAVHPATPGPGAAKYPADRPNLSPGCTYLGSAARYPHTDGAFSRYVTLPVRMLRPLPEGTNLRTAALIEPASVAWHAVSRAGDVRGKTALVIGSGPIGALAVAVLKRAGAARITAVDLHLKPLEIATAVGADQVINAADTAAIAAVEADVVIESSGNHHGLASAIQGAVRGGTVVMVGLLPTGMQPVPISLAITRELDLRGSFRFNDEIDQVIAALADGSLHIEPVITHQFPLADALHAFEVAKDSTSSGKVLLSFGDGEARGARSFRPLW
- a CDS encoding phage tail protein, producing the protein MPYTVDFKNVSTTGLESSPVAEALAGLRANEARYYKNKYDHDFTVTAAEDDPETLEYINNILSSERNLVIASTPLEVASFEVDGLRMAYVFYESGLSINVMYGLEEGGKRAVGFKLSDGMEVPEELAGFKFARQKSKLAGTIRGSYFVIKGQY
- a CDS encoding GNAT family N-acetyltransferase, with product MVQSGRRPAAFSIVLPHEDVSEVLYFAVDPDEWGKGLARQLLDYLRAHSTKTQTPMELWVIADNRRAIASYENAGRTPTCDVQVRNSAGRPERRYILLA
- a CDS encoding GNAT family N-acetyltransferase, which translates into the protein MNLVNDVHAEFGYSYDPVLDADLADPPAFYRHIWVARMGASVVGSVALTSAKDGVTTLKRMYLRPEFRGQGLGRNLLRTAIETAVREGWKQIVLDTGAHQQNAQRLYESRGFRLDRRDGASMCYSKELGK
- a CDS encoding GNAT family N-acetyltransferase produces the protein MQIREATLGDLGNVGAICDASDRARWTSEMITPLSERIVLVATIQDEVVGVAKTYFHGEPDGKVPGHYLGGVVVPPNSRRRGIGSALTRARMEWIWTRSSTVYYFANEHNVAPIRMHQALGFQSVGQFPAIRDVRADDGRSELVLFQACP